Genomic segment of Bos taurus isolate L1 Dominette 01449 registration number 42190680 breed Hereford chromosome X, ARS-UCD2.0, whole genome shotgun sequence:
CATCCAAAAGGGACAACGTTTATTTGTTGGGGCAGCTGAGGAGGAAGCTATGCTAGAGGACGGGAAGGTGCTCCATGCTGGCTGTGACCGAGGGGTTCGGTGGAAGCTGCAGGCAGCCATCTTCTGATCCTGAGGTAGAGGCCTGGGATGAAGCAGACACTGCAGAGTGCAGAGGGGAGGTAGGAAGAAACTGGGTATTTGGGGAAATCGTTTATCTGCTGCCAATACCCCTGGACTTTTACAAACCAATTCCAATTCGCAAACCAATACCTTTCCTTTATTGCTTAAACCAATATCCTGTAATGGTTAAATCAATGATGGGGAAACCAAAAGCAGTTCAGCTAATAGAGTTCCTTTCAGGTTAAAGTCTCACATGCACCTCTAGTGTGACTGAAAAGGTCAATATAAAATTTCCTGACTGCAAAGAAATGAGAGCGTAGGGAAGTCTATCACATGGGCCCTGCGGCAGTGCATGCCCAGCTCCTGGGTGGAACCATGGACTTCCACCTGCTCTTCAAAGCCTTTGGCCCTCAAGCCACTGTCCGTCCTCCCGACCTGGGGACCCAGCACTTACCCCATGAGGCTCAGGCCAGAGGGTGGCCCagatgccctcctccaaggagcaGGTGCCTAGATGATCTCTACGGCCCACCCACCAGCTTCTGCCCCCACCCAGGTTCCCTCTCAGTGAGTGGTGTACACAGTGGGAGGCCCTGTCCACATGTGGCAGAGGATGGGCAAAGGGTACAGGGGCCTGCTCGAGTCACCTCAAGACTGTCACCTGTCATCTCTAAAGGTCATGGACCACTTGTGTCTGGAGGAGACAAGCAGAAGGGGGTGCCCAGAGAAAAGCTGTGACACTAAGGGCCAGGACATTCCGTCTTTGGGCCACGCTTGGCCTTCACTCAGCATTTGGCCTCAGTTTGTATCTGGGACACAGGGGTAGGATGCCTACAGACTCCTGAACCCAGGCTTTGGAGCTAAAGGAAACTGAGAGAGTCTCAAGAGCAGCCCTCACTGGGCAGAGTCGAATGCTGGGGACCAACGAGGCACAGGGACTTGCCTAGGGTCACTCCTCAGAGCCGGGTGACATCCTAGACTCCCCAGCCCACCTTCCCTTTGAGTGCATACTGGTTGCAGCTTCTAAGGGGGCCCAAGGCTGGCcgtcacctgacctcttgccaatgCTGGACCTGCCAAGGATGAGGTGACAGGATTGGGCATCAGGGGCTAGCTGCTTCCCCTTCCAGGCCTGGAAAAGGTATTGCTCGAGGGTTTCTCCTCAGTGGGCTAAACCTGGAATGTCCATGGCCACCCCTCAGAACCCATTTGAACGACCCTTTTCTCCCTCTCACCCTGAAGCACTTCTGGAAGCTAGCTGGACTCAGAATCTGGCTCCTTGCCTTGCCCGCTAGGAGCCTCGGCTGTCTCACCTTTTGTGCAACATGTGGGAGCCAATGAGTGGGGCCTGGCACCTAACATGAGCCAGATACAGGTACCCGGGTACCCGCCAGGCAGTATTATGAGTCAAGTTGCAATACAAGAAGACATTTAATGCTACATGCAGCTTGTggcctggccaggctcctccccACACTCCGAGAATCCTACTTGGAGAACCCCTTCTCCATAGCTTCAGTCGCTTCGGGGTGCAGGAAGCGGCCAGCCAAGCGTTCAATGTCATCCAGCGTCAGGCGGCTCAGGGACCGCTCATAATCCTGAAGAGAGAAAACCAGAAGGATTCAGGGGTGCGGCTTGGGGCGGGGGGCCCGCTGGGACAGAGGCAGGTGGGCAGGACGCAGAGGTCCTGGGCCACGCTTCTCACCCTCTGGAGTTGATCCAGGACTCTGCTGGCATCGGCGGCGCTGAAGTGCTGGGCCAGAACTCTGGAAATGAGCGTCCAGGCGGCGGGCTGTGGGGCCGGGGCCTCGGCCGTTTTCCGCGCGGTGCTTTCTTCCAGCAACACCTTCTCCAGAGGTTTGACCACTAGGTTGAGCTTGGAATTCGGCCCGATGCTGTAATCGGAGAGTCTTTTCCCAtctgtcagagagagagagaaactgatgGAGCTGTGGCCCACAGTCGCACTGCCCACGGCGCTGCGAGGCCTCGGGGAGCCCAGGCGAAGCGCTGCGGTGGCctcccggggtgggggtggggggtcaccTAGCCAGAGCCCCCTCCACCTACACTGCTGCCCGGGCCTGGGCTGGACGCCCCGTCCCCTGGCTTCCCGCGGGTCTCCCCCGGAGTCCCCTCTCCCTGGTTACCTGCCAGGGCCTTGCCCTTGAACAGCAGCCGCTGCTGGCGGACCGGGATGTTCAGCTTCTCGGAGACCAGATGTTTCAGCGTGGACACCAGCTCGTCCTCCGACACCTGTCCCGGCCGAGAAAGGTGGGCGGGGGGTGAGGCCGCGGCCCGCGCGGAGGGCGGCTCTCCCGAGGTGGCCAGCCCGCCGGGTCCGTCCCCGCCCGCGGCTCGATCCCGCACCGGCGGGGCTGACCGCGCAACCCAGCCCAGCGATGCTACCTGAAGGCTGCACTCGCGGCCCTGGAGTGCCTTCACCGTCAGCTGCATGGCGGCCGCCGAGGCGTCCACTCGGGCCGGCGCGCACCTCAACGGCCCGCCGCCGCGCGCCGCCGCCCCGGGCGCGCGCCGGAACCGCCCGCCGCCGCCGGAAGCCTCGCGAGGGGCGCGCCCGGCGTCGCGGCCCCTCCCCGCGGTGTCGCAGGCCCCTCCCCCCATAACCTGGCCGGTCCTCCGCCGACCCCGGGGCGACGGAACTCGGAAGCCCGCGGAGAGGGGAAAAAGGTGGAGGGACGAGCTGGGCCCGGGGAGACGGCGGGCCGGGAGTTCGCGCGCCACCGCCCGCGGGCAGAGCAGGTCAACGCTGATGCCCGTTCCATCCCCTGCCTCTCAGGAGCCCGCAGAAGGCCCGGCTCTGCCGAGCCCGCTTCGCCACCCGCCGGCCTCCTTTTTAGTCCACCTGTAGAAAAGCAACTGAGCTTGGGATCTggccggggagtcaggcctctgTCCTTCCCACTGCTCCTTCTAGAACAGATACACAGCTCTGAGGTGATGCAGGGGCGAGGAGGGCTAAATCTGGCCAGAGGTCACTCTGTCGCCCAAGCCAGCCCTCCACCCTGGCCCACGCCTACCTAGCCATACCACATCTTTCCTTCCCCGACCCGCAGGCCTCAGAGGGCAAAGACAGCAAGGGACCCAagcttgcttctgttttattgaaatatattttctgggCAGTGCCCGTCTACAGAATTCAGCATGGCCTCTTTGGCACTGAAAGCTGGAGAATAAAAAACGAGTAAAAAAAATAagcctgggttttttttttctgagtgcaTAGTGCATGAGAACTAAAGGCCTTTGGTACACAAGAATGGTGGGGACAGTTGGTGGAGGTTGGGGGCTAGGGGTGCCTGGTGAAAGCTTGACCCAGGGGGCCTCAGGGAACGGCGCACACGCTGCTATAGATAAAGTGGCCAATTACTAAGGCCAGCATCTCCGAGGTGCCGCTAAGTGCCACAAGGAAAGGGGCCTGGGAGGCGTAGTCAGCCTGGAGGCGGCGGAGGGACAGCTGCAGCATGGCCAAGGCCAGCAGGCTGTTCTGCACCCCAACCTCGATGCTGACAGTCCGCCGCTGTGCCACTGGCAGCTTCAGGCACGTGGCCAGGCCGTAGCCCACCAGGAGGCCGACCAGGGGCACCGTGAAGCCCACCAACACGATGGGCAGCCTCACGCCTGCCAGGATGAAGACCCCCATGCGGTAGGCCAGGAAGAGGCCACCCAGGAGCAGCACAAAGCTGAAGGGCTTGATGACATGTAGCAGCAGCTGCGAGAACTTGGGGAGCTTGGACTTGATTACCACGCCTGCTGCAATGGGGATGGCAATGAACAGCAGGGTCCCCAGGATCTTGGAAACGGGCACATGGAGTGTTTCATGGATGCTGAGCAGGCGACTGTAGATGGCTGAGGACAGCGGCAGGAAGCCAGTGGCAGCCACCGTTGAGATGAAAGTCATAGAGATGGCCAGAGTGACGTCCCCTCCAAGGAGGAGGCTGAAGAGGTAGCTCCCCCCGCCGCCGGGCGACGAGCAAGTGATGATGAGGCCCAGAGCCAGGGCCTTGGGCAGCATGAAGACCTTAGCCATCAGAAAAGCATAGAAGGGCATGACTAGAAACTGGCCCAGAAGGCCGAGCAGCATGGGCTGGGGGTTCTGCAAGAGCCCCTTCAGCACCTCGAGCTCCACTTTGCACCCAAATGAACACTTATTGACGAAGATAAGAGGCAGGAGCAAGTAGAGGATTGGGTTCTCTGAGAAGTGGACTAGGTCAGTGCCGAGGGTGATGGGGGTATCTTCAGCTGGTGAGACCTTGATGCAGAAATCTCTCCGTTCCTCGATCAGCCTGGGCGGGGCCTCACGGGGGTCCGTGAGCTGGATGTGGAGTGGGGCTATCCCAGGCAGGCCCGAGCGGATGCTTACCACGAAGCTGCCGCCGCTGCCCAAGGCTATAGAACTCACATTCTTGATGGCCAGCACCTCTGGGTCCAGGGAGGTGACCCTCAGCATGGGGCTGGGTCCCGTCCCATTGCCCTGGCCTGGGTACTGGCTTGTGATCACAATGATGCCCTCGCTCTCTTCTGGGAACTCAAACTCCATCACAGAGCCATCTCCAATGCTCAGGTAGCGGCCCCTGGTCAGAGGCATGGGATGGCCCAGAGCTGGGCTGAGACTGGCACTGGGTGTTCCCCGGGCCCCCCACAGCAGGCTGACAAGCAGCAGGGTGGCTCTGAGCATGCTTTGGGGGCCCGTGCAACCAGTGCCCCCTTCTGGGCCAGGCCACTGCAGGGAGTGGCCTTCACCACTCCTAAACACCATGGCTCCTTCCCAAGGGTGGGGTGCACAGGCCCTCTGTGGCTTAGGAGACCAGCCTTGCTGGTGCTGTTTGGTGGTCCTGAGAAGGGTCCATGGGCGAGGTCTGGTGCTGGGCTGCCTTTCTTGATGGTAGAGCTCTTTCTGAGAAGAGAAGGGACATGGTGGTGGCTGTTGAGGGTGAGCAGCTGTGAGCCCAGGAGCATGACCGAGAAGCCCACTGGTGGGAGACTCAGCAGGGTCCCTTTTTGCAAGCCTGGGGATGGAAAGGGAATGCCTAGTGCTGGCCCTTGAGTGCCATTTGGGTATCCCTTCCCCAGTCACAACTGCCTCAAACTTCCCCAGAAGGGCCAGCGACAGGTATGACTTTGCCTTCAGCCTGCTGATTGGGGCTGATTTCCACAATTCAGAGATGGCCTGACAACAGGGGATCAGCCATGATCAGCCACCAGGGAGAGACAGCCCCAATCTTGTCACCACTAGCCTGTGCCGCACTTGCTTTGAGGCACAGTTGCGGCAGTACCACAACCAGGAGGAAATCTCTGCAGGACAGCCCAGGGATGCCCAGGAAGCAGGCCCGATGACAGCAAGCCAGCTCACGGCATCTGAGTGTCATCTGACCAGCAGAGAGCAGCCGGCAAAGTGGTGTGGGCAGCGGGTGACCCCGGGGCCAAAGGCCCCATGTGCTGGTGTTCACCACTGCTATGTGAATGGTCGTGCTGTGTGTGGCCATCTGGCCTACCTACCTGCTGACAGGGGCAAGATGTAGGTTCTGGGAGGAAGCAGGTCCCCCTCTCCCCAGGGAAGTTGCCAGAAGGGGCAGCAGAAAGGGATCAGATAGGCCCACGTGTCTACTGAGAGGTTTCTCCCCTTTCTGTCAGAGCTCTCACTCCCCTGGCAGGCCCAAAATTGGAGCTCCTAGAGCCACTGTGCCATCTGAGAGGCTCTGCTCAGAGTTCAGGGACTCCTCTCATGCCCACGTGGACCCCTACCAGAGCCTAGAACTACCCTTGAGGAGTGTTTCTAGAGGGATGGGCTGCCTCAAGGGGAAAGAAGGACGTTTGCCTCTTTCCACTTCTCAATTTGGGCAGCCCACACCCTACTCTCCTGCAGGAACTGGGGCAACCAAGATGAGGACACAGTAATTCTTCATCCTTACTGTTGACTGACTCATGCCTGGCATTGTCCGAGTCTTGGAAGAGGCCCCTGTGTCTCTAGATCCTATCGGGGATAGTCTCATTTGAGACTGGAGAGCAGTGGAAGTAGGTGGTGGAGGGCTGGTTCAGCAGAAGGCTCATCCCTGGGAAAGTCATCCTCTACCACCCTGGGATGCCATAGCCTCTCCTGGCTTGGCATTTGGGTTACTTACCCTGGAGGCCTTGATTCAGCCTTGGGTCCCACCGctgaagagggaggcaggaaaaCCAGAGGGAGCAGGAGAAGTACAGTGGAGGGGACTCACAGGGAAGAAACGAAGGCACCTGGGACTGAAGCCACCGGTCTGGTGTGAACCAGTTCAGAAGGCAGAGGAGGTGAATGGCCATGCACCCCGTCGTTCCAGTACCACTGGTGGCTTTGAGTCACTGTGTGGGGGATCTGGCCCAGATCCCACCATTTCTTCTTGAGGTGCCAGGAGAGTTTGGGCAGATACGCCCCAAGACGAGGGAGGGAACCCCGGGTCAGCAGGTTTTCCCACACTGGCCGAGTGTTCGGTGTCGGTGCAGTTGGCAGTGTTGACCCGGGGCTCCTCCCTACCTGGGAGTCCGGAAGTAGTCGGACAGGGCAGATCAGAGCTCGGGCAGAaattggggagggagagggggaggggcgcCCTGCAGCCGGCAGGCCGACGATACGCCCGGGCGGCCCCGGGATCCCTCACGCCACTCCCGGTCCCCGCGGCTGCACGAACGCCCGGCGGCGAGCCTTCTCCGCGGCGCCCGGCCGCCACAGCAAGCAAGGGAGGAAACTGGCCGGAGCCAGAGCCGCCTTCCGCCCGCCCTTCTGGCCTGAGGCTCTCACCTGCCTCGGCGGCCCGGAAACTCGGCGCGGGAGCCAGCGCCTGCCGGGCCGGCGGACGCCCACGAGCACTGCCAGCCGGGGCTCCGCCCCGAGCCCGACAAAGCACCGCCTCCGCCTCCGCCCCACGCTTCCGCCCCGCCTACCCCACGGCGGCCCCCTTACCTCTCACCGTCGGGGCGGGCCTAGACCGGATGTGACGTAACACGGGAGCGACGAGtctgcgcgcgcgcgcgcgccggTCTGGCTGCCTTCCGGGTCGTGGTGGGTCGGTGCTGGGTGCTATCTCGTGTGGCTAGTGAGACGCGTATACCAGTCTTCTGTGGTCGCTGCCGGGGCGACCCGCACCGGTAGGCATCCCAGTCCTTCCCAACCACGCTGCGACCTCTAGGGGCAGTGGGACGCATGCTTAGCCCTTATCCAAGCTAGGACGCCCGGGAGCTGCTGCTTAGTGGTGGGACCCGGGAATCAGGGTTTCTGTCACGTGCCTTCTCTGGGCGCTAGCCCTGTGGCCAGAGGGCCGACTCTCACGGATCCAGACTCTGGGACCTAGTCTCGGCCATGTTCCACCTTCCTACGTTCAAGCAATGACCGAGCGCCTATTTCCACCCTGTGTAAGATCAGTGGATTTTTGAACGTTTCAAAACTATTTGGGGCCACCAGCAAGGTCCTAAGGTTTCACGGAGAAGGAGTGCAAACACATGGCATAAGGAAGGGCAAAAAAGTGGTGAAGGTGTAGAACGTGGATGTGAGAAGACAGTGAACAAGTGTAGAATCAAAGGAGCTTTGTATGGTCCCAAAGGTTGCTGGGCAACCGCAGTCAGGGGGTGGGACAATAGCTACCCACTGTTCTGGGAGAACTTCTTGTCAGGGCTGTGATGGAGGCCAGTGGTGCCCAAAGTTGCAGGTTCTTGCCCCAAGAAGGTTTTTAAGACACATCGTAGAGAATGTCCAAAAAGACCTGTagcatatctatttttatttattttcccaataAATAATAACTAATCATCTGAATAAAAacctattaattttaatttagccTTATTTATTGAGAactgtatttgtgtatgtgtgttataaAGTTCAGATTAGTACATTCATGTGATGTGTAAGCAGATAGACACACATGGTGGGGGTGCACACTCGAGAGGGTTTATGTCAGTGATCAAGAAACATTCAGAGCTGTAGCTCTAGGCTGTTCTTTAGTTTCAGTTAAGACATaagccttttgtgtgtgtgtggacttaGTATCCCAGAAAGTCTGTACTGTCCCTCTCAAATGGGGTTGAGAGGTCCTGATGGAAGCAGGCTGGCACAGGTGAGAGGGCACATGTTAGGTTGAAGACTGCAAGTTTGCAAAGGAGCAGTGGTGCTGTCATTGTCTGAGGATGGGGTAAAAGtggccagagggagaagggggatggATCAGCTGAACATTGGGGATGGAAAACCTAAACAATGTGTTCACCCTTGAGGAACCCTTCGTTTTTCTATTCCCAACTGGATGAGAATTGGTGTCAGGGGTCAAGGAGAATAAATGTAGTTAGAAGGCTGCTCCCCGTTATCATTAGTCTCTCCAGCCTTCCCTGAAAAGCCAGAGGGGGCTGGTGGGGTGTCTGATCTGAAGGAATTTGGAGGCCTTCCCTCCAGGAAAAAGGGGTGGCTAAATTaaaatcatggggtcacaaatagttggacacgatttagtgactgaacaacaacaacaaaaaaacaagaatGTTTGTAGTTAGTTTTGAGGATTAATAATTTACCCCAGAAGAAGGAAGGTCTCTATGAGTCAGTCAAGGATATCTAGTTCCAAAGAAGTCATCTGGACCAAGAAAACAGATGGAACACATGATAGTTACAGCTAAAAGAACATCAGGGCACTTCAGATGGGAgacccaccaccatctcactaaCAGGGCACAGTGATGACCCTGAGAGGTGGACTTACCTCCTGCTCTCCACGCAGTGGCCTCCAGGAAGACTGTGATAAATAAGCAGGCATGGAAGGCATATTCTATACAAGCATGAATATGGGATGCATTTGGTATTTACTGGGAAATGTGACAACTGGCGTTTTTACAAGCCCAGCTACAGGTTGTGGTGCCTGAGTTTTCTTTAGAGGGCCATCTCTCTTCCACTCTCGGTACACAGGTTTGCATGTAGAGGACCCCAATGCTGGCCTCTGAGGGTGCATGACACAGAGGTAGCCAATCAGAGCCACAAAGATTGAGGCAAAGATAAACCCATAATCCAATCTGGGCCAATGAGAGGTAGTTCCCTAGGGACTGGGAAGATGGGACTTCTTTCTTGCTGGGGTTGCTCCCCCTGCCTGGGAAGTCAGCACATTTGAAAAAGACATGAATACAAAAGAAAGGGGAGCCGACATATGAGAGCCCTGAGGACATAACTGGAGCTGGACTCACCCGTAGGCATTGGGGGTCTGTTACAGGAAAATTCAGCCTCCCTTTGCTATCGTGGCTTTATTTTCACATGTGCCAGTTGAGTTGGGACCCTGGCTCTTGTAACTGTAACTGAGGATGTCTTAACTCCTGAGGGTAGGCCTGGGGGACAAAACCCTGGTGGAGGAGGACCACTGGGTGTAAAAAGACGGCCCTCTACTTTgggaagtctggcaggctgcacaCCACCCACTGTCAGCGTCCTGGCCTGTGTAGGGCCATGTGGGGGATAAAGCTGGCCTGCTGCTTCCATCTGTGTGAATCCAGCATAAGCAATGAAGGTCTGGGGCAGGTCAGCTGGCATAGTGGTTGATAAGAGGCACCTCCCAGCCTTGCAGTTCATCCCTTGACTAAGGTGCATTTCATTTCAGGCGAGTCACTAACTTTGTGGGGCCCTATTTAGCTGGCTTCTAACCTCCCAGCCCCAGGGAAGCTTTCCTAAGTATACCAGGGACCATTTTTCCTCTCTAAACAGGGGTCACAGCAGCACTTGCTCACTGGGGTTGCTGTGACGACTGAGCAGGGAATACATGCAGATGAATCACTGGCCACATGTTGATCCTTGTGGCAGCCCCAATGGATACATCCAGATCCATCAGACTATCCTCTCTACTTTGGAGGATGTTGGAAATGTCCATAATAGAAggttaaaaaaagatgaataacaTAGATGATACTATAATGGTAAGTACTCAGTTATTGcatcttcccttgtagctcacttggtaaagaatctgcctgcaatgcaggaaacctgggtttgatttcctgggtcagaaagattcgctggagaaggaaatggcaacccactccagtatccttgcctggagaatcccatggacagaggagcctagcaggctatagtctatggggtcggaagagtcagacatgacttagcgactcaaccaTCACTTGTTGTTATGAACACTTGTCAAACAGAGTGCACGACACCAAGAGGGAACCCCAAAGTCCACCCTGGGTTTTGGGTGGTGATGATGTTTCAGTGGAGGCTGGGTATAAGGGAACTCTGGACTTTCTGCTCAACTTTGCTGGGAACCTAAAACTCTAAAAAACAAAGTCAATGTAAAAACGAAAACATCTCAAGTTCTTGGCACGGGGTCAGGCTGGTCTTCAGCTCGTGTGA
This window contains:
- the UBL4A gene encoding ubiquitin-like protein 4A isoform X1; translation: MQLTVKALQGRECSLQVSEDELVSTLKHLVSEKLNIPVRQQRLLFKGKALADGKRLSDYSIGPNSKLNLVVKPLEKVLLEESTARKTAEAPAPQPAAWTLISRVLAQHFSAADASRVLDQLQRDYERSLSRLTLDDIERLAGRFLHPEATEAMEKGFSK
- the SLC10A3 gene encoding P3 protein isoform X1, with protein sequence MVFRSGEGHSLQWPGPEGGTGCTGPQSMLRATLLLVSLLWGARGTPSASLSPALGHPMPLTRGRYLSIGDGSVMEFEFPEESEGIIVITSQYPGQGNGTGPSPMLRVTSLDPEVLAIKNVSSIALGSGGSFVVSIRSGLPGIAPLHIQLTDPREAPPRLIEERRDFCIKVSPAEDTPITLGTDLVHFSENPILYLLLPLIFVNKCSFGCKVELEVLKGLLQNPQPMLLGLLGQFLVMPFYAFLMAKVFMLPKALALGLIITCSSPGGGGSYLFSLLLGGDVTLAISMTFISTVAATGFLPLSSAIYSRLLSIHETLHVPVSKILGTLLFIAIPIAAGVVIKSKLPKFSQLLLHVIKPFSFVLLLGGLFLAYRMGVFILAGVRLPIVLVGFTVPLVGLLVGYGLATCLKLPVAQRRTVSIEVGVQNSLLALAMLQLSLRRLQADYASQAPFLVALSGTSEMLALVIGHFIYSSVCAVP
- the UBL4A gene encoding ubiquitin-like protein 4A, coding for MQLTVKALQGRECSLQVSEDELVSTLKHLVSEKLNIPVRQQRLLFKGKALADGKRLSDYSIGPNSKLNLVVKPLEKVLLEESTARKTAEAPAPQPAAWTLISRVLAQHFSAADASRVLDQLQRDYERSLSRLTLDDIERLAGRFLHPEATEAMEKGFSNVCFIPGLYLRIRRWLPAASTEPLGHSQHGAPSRPLA